Proteins encoded by one window of Moorella humiferrea:
- a CDS encoding aldehyde dehydrogenase family protein, whose protein sequence is MIDETTIASIVAEVLKNIQQQSPQAAGTTPVTAGGGAGQGRLSQAGSKTSSGDKGVYSDLNAAIHAAKRAQQELVKLSLKTRGNIVAAIRRAAIENVETIARLAHEETGYGRIEDKIQKKLYAARLTPGLEDLKTEAISGDNGLILIERTPFGLIASIEPATHPGSCVINHAISMVAAGNSIIFLPHPKGLKTAQYLVRLFNTAIQEAGGPEDLLVVGDRVSLENLDLVLSHPDVDLVVATGGPEVVNRALRSGKKAIAAGPGNPPVVVDETVKDLAYAARCIVDGAAFDNTVLCIAEKVIIAVAAIADELIFQLQNHGAYLVQDESDKEKLIRTILPDGKRFHPDLIGRDAAVILKQAGISAPENTRIVLMECPPEHPLVQEEQLLPVLPLVRVPDFDAALELAAQVEHGFQHTAIIHSQDVGRITAYARRLRTDILVANASSAAGLNIGGEGHFSHTIASPTGEGICTPRTYTREQRTVIVGALRTVD, encoded by the coding sequence ATGATCGACGAGACCACTATCGCCAGCATTGTGGCCGAAGTTTTGAAAAACATCCAGCAGCAGTCGCCCCAGGCGGCAGGAACCACACCGGTAACAGCAGGCGGCGGTGCCGGGCAGGGGCGGCTCAGTCAGGCCGGCTCCAAGACCTCCAGTGGTGACAAAGGCGTATACAGCGATTTAAATGCCGCCATCCATGCTGCCAAGAGAGCACAGCAAGAACTGGTCAAGTTAAGCCTCAAAACCAGGGGCAACATCGTCGCCGCTATCCGCCGGGCGGCCATTGAAAACGTAGAAACAATAGCCCGGCTGGCCCACGAAGAAACCGGCTACGGCCGGATAGAAGATAAGATCCAGAAAAAGCTTTACGCCGCCCGGTTAACTCCCGGCCTCGAAGACTTAAAAACCGAAGCCATCAGCGGCGACAACGGCCTTATCCTAATCGAGCGGACGCCCTTCGGCCTTATCGCCTCCATCGAGCCGGCCACCCATCCCGGCTCTTGCGTTATCAACCACGCCATCAGCATGGTCGCCGCCGGCAACAGCATAATCTTCCTGCCCCATCCCAAGGGCCTCAAGACTGCCCAGTACCTGGTGCGCCTTTTCAACACCGCCATCCAGGAAGCCGGCGGGCCGGAAGATTTATTAGTAGTGGGCGACAGAGTTAGCCTGGAAAACCTGGATCTGGTCTTAAGCCATCCCGATGTTGATCTGGTTGTAGCCACCGGCGGCCCCGAAGTGGTTAACCGGGCTTTAAGGAGCGGCAAGAAAGCCATTGCCGCCGGGCCGGGCAACCCGCCGGTAGTCGTCGACGAAACCGTCAAGGACCTGGCCTACGCTGCCAGGTGTATCGTCGACGGCGCCGCCTTTGACAACACCGTCCTCTGCATAGCCGAGAAGGTCATCATCGCCGTGGCCGCAATAGCCGACGAACTCATCTTCCAACTGCAGAACCACGGCGCCTATCTCGTGCAGGATGAAAGCGATAAAGAAAAACTTATCCGCACCATCCTGCCCGACGGCAAGCGTTTCCATCCCGACCTCATCGGCCGGGACGCCGCCGTTATATTAAAACAAGCCGGCATAAGCGCTCCGGAAAACACAAGGATCGTCCTTATGGAATGCCCCCCGGAGCATCCCCTGGTGCAGGAAGAACAGTTGCTGCCGGTCCTGCCCCTGGTACGAGTACCGGACTTTGACGCCGCCCTGGAGCTGGCCGCCCAGGTGGAACACGGCTTCCAACACACAGCCATCATCCACAGCCAGGACGTCGGCCGCATTACGGCTTATGCCCGCAGGCTCCGCACCGACATCCTGGTGGCCAACGCCTCCTCGGCTGCCGGGTTAAATATCGGCGGCGAAGGGCATTTCAGCCACACCATCGCCAGCCCAACGGGCGAAGGCATCTGCACACCCAGGACCTACACCCGGGAGCAGCGAACGGTCATCGTCGGAGCGCTGCGGACGGTAGATTAG